One Acidobacteriota bacterium DNA window includes the following coding sequences:
- a CDS encoding VWA domain-containing protein, with translation MTHTPRINFTTFCAVLGLILVAALSLPTVRSHAQSGVLIPSTKNSPDDSILSLPVMKVDVEIDNQHAHIRVLQIFDNHTGQALEGKYLFALPTQGAIADFAVWDGDLRLPGVILEKRRANQLYEQIKAQVTDPGLLQQDDEHGGASAFSAKVFPIPAYGTKRVELEYTEMLPIENLVSRFSFPLKPSFGSSQRVGEFHMNVSVISDVPISPLRFPSSVYEMTPIKQSANEQQYEFTANNIELKEDFSLEYTINIDQSALSFITHRAPERISAYDLRDPALAVKNPDGYFEARAIFNQQVSAATGRERVVSPRNVLLLLDTSLSMHGEKLQRAVESVDFFLHSLQPQDHFNLALFSDEFTPLSASPLPATTDNVERAMNFLKASMLGGGTDVNQALQQSIELANGFPSGERSIVLITDANPTLKTVSIKRIAQAFDAANDSDKTPKTRLYALGIGSDANRNLLETLTQKCKGYYTQARETEDIAPQLKLVFARIGSTSIDGLQFVAANSQNFSHVYSVQSPSQSQHTFDGASQAFVGRYKTPQQNVEVKVQGKFGDEAFALSRQVNLPELETAHEHLPRLWARARVDALLYEMNLNGEREDYIAEIIRLSQKYKFVTPYTAFLAAPRSLLRPRVIQPGDPVIRVKTDASIKEVFAVLPFGETLPLKFLPNENVWQARFLAPAWMPDGTYRCRLLMTDKQGNGYQEEKSFVIDSHSPKLSARVDSQTVRAGDEVEVKVNADQDTVRLVAKLYGAQPVPLVWSEKEKASIGRLRVPAGLASGQYALTVSAEDFAHNQSSVDVMVSVISR, from the coding sequence ATGACTCACACCCCACGAATAAACTTTACGACCTTTTGCGCTGTGCTTGGCTTGATACTTGTCGCCGCGCTCAGCCTGCCAACCGTTCGCAGCCATGCGCAATCGGGCGTGCTGATTCCGTCAACCAAAAATTCTCCGGACGATTCCATCCTGTCGCTGCCGGTGATGAAGGTGGACGTGGAAATAGACAACCAGCACGCGCACATCCGCGTGCTGCAAATTTTCGACAACCATACGGGGCAGGCGCTGGAAGGCAAATACCTGTTCGCATTGCCAACGCAAGGTGCCATCGCTGATTTCGCCGTTTGGGATGGCGATTTGCGGTTGCCCGGCGTGATATTGGAAAAACGCCGCGCAAACCAATTATACGAACAAATCAAAGCGCAGGTGACCGATCCAGGGTTGCTGCAACAGGACGACGAACACGGCGGCGCGTCGGCGTTTTCGGCCAAAGTGTTTCCGATTCCGGCGTACGGAACGAAACGTGTTGAACTGGAATACACGGAAATGCTTCCGATCGAAAACCTGGTTTCGCGGTTCAGCTTTCCGCTCAAACCTTCGTTTGGCTCATCGCAACGCGTCGGTGAATTTCATATGAACGTTTCGGTCATCAGTGATGTGCCCATTTCGCCGCTACGATTTCCGTCATCTGTTTACGAAATGACGCCCATCAAGCAATCGGCCAACGAGCAGCAATATGAATTCACGGCGAACAACATCGAACTAAAGGAAGATTTTTCGCTGGAATACACGATCAACATTGATCAAAGCGCACTGTCCTTCATCACGCACCGAGCGCCGGAACGCATTTCGGCATACGACCTGCGAGATCCCGCCTTGGCGGTTAAAAATCCTGATGGGTACTTCGAGGCGCGCGCCATCTTCAATCAGCAAGTCAGTGCCGCGACCGGCAGGGAGCGGGTCGTTTCGCCTCGAAATGTCCTATTGCTGCTCGACACGTCGCTGTCCATGCACGGCGAAAAGCTGCAACGCGCGGTCGAATCCGTGGATTTCTTCCTGCACAGTTTGCAACCGCAGGATCATTTCAATCTGGCGTTGTTTAGCGATGAGTTCACACCCTTGTCGGCTTCGCCGCTGCCAGCCACAACCGACAACGTCGAACGTGCGATGAACTTCCTCAAAGCCTCCATGCTGGGCGGCGGCACGGATGTGAATCAGGCATTGCAGCAATCCATCGAACTTGCCAACGGCTTTCCGTCGGGAGAACGCAGCATCGTTTTGATTACCGACGCCAATCCGACGCTGAAAACCGTCAGCATCAAACGCATCGCGCAGGCTTTCGATGCTGCAAACGATTCTGACAAAACACCAAAAACTCGACTGTACGCATTGGGCATTGGCAGCGACGCCAATCGCAACCTATTAGAAACGTTGACGCAAAAATGCAAAGGCTACTATACCCAGGCGCGCGAAACCGAAGACATTGCGCCGCAATTGAAATTGGTCTTTGCGCGCATCGGTTCGACCAGCATTGACGGCTTGCAGTTTGTCGCGGCCAACTCACAGAACTTTTCCCACGTGTATTCGGTGCAATCGCCTTCGCAATCTCAACACACCTTTGACGGCGCCAGCCAGGCGTTCGTCGGACGATACAAAACGCCGCAGCAAAATGTCGAAGTCAAAGTTCAGGGGAAATTCGGTGACGAAGCATTCGCCCTTTCTCGCCAAGTCAATTTGCCGGAACTGGAAACGGCGCATGAACATCTGCCCCGGTTGTGGGCGCGGGCTCGTGTGGACGCGCTGTTGTACGAAATGAATCTGAACGGCGAACGCGAAGATTACATTGCCGAAATCATTCGCCTGTCACAGAAATACAAATTCGTCACGCCCTATACGGCATTTCTGGCCGCGCCGCGTTCGCTGTTGCGCCCGCGCGTGATTCAACCCGGCGATCCGGTCATCCGCGTCAAAACCGACGCTTCGATCAAGGAAGTCTTTGCCGTTTTGCCGTTCGGTGAAACCTTGCCGCTGAAATTCCTGCCAAATGAAAACGTGTGGCAAGCGCGCTTTCTGGCTCCGGCGTGGATGCCGGATGGAACGTACCGCTGCCGGTTGTTGATGACCGACAAACAAGGCAACGGGTATCAGGAAGAGAAAAGCTTCGTCATTGACAGCCATTCGCCGAAGCTTTCTGCGCGCGTTGATTCGCAAACCGTTCGCGCAGGCGACGAAGTCGAGGTCAAGGTCAACGCCGATCAGGACACCGTACGATTGGTCGCAAAACTTTACGGCGCTCAACCTGTGCCGCTTGTGTGGTCGGAAAAGGAAAAAGCGAGCATTGGCCGGTTGCGTGTTCCCGCCGGGTTGGCTTCGGGGCAATACGCGTTGACGGTTTCTGCCGAAGATTTCGCGCACAACCAATCGAGCGTTGATGTCATGGTTTCGGTCATCAGCCGATGA
- a CDS encoding aldo/keto reductase, protein MNTSLKATTEGTIRYRERFSNRVADEHFRQSQDLWMSSIGLGSYLGKADEKTDEGYRLAVKRAAGLGCNVFDTAANYRYQRSERSFGQAFSELFADGTLTREEIIVTTKGGFLPFDGSAPRSQQQMMLYLEETFVKPGICRFEDFIQGSHCMTPGYLAHQLNQSLRNLRLECADVYYIHNPETQLAEVSQAEFYRRLGATFEFLESAVADGKIALYGTATWNGYRAPSGSQEFLSLERVVQTAREVAGENHHFKIVQLPVNLAMIEAFTNANQTVNGVKANLLEAAAELGVTVMASGSLSQSRLSDELPPIVGEAFPGLRTDAQRALQFVRSTPGVTTALVGMSQTDHVEENLEVANVAPACLEDYLKLFSKP, encoded by the coding sequence ATGAACACGAGTTTGAAAGCGACAACTGAAGGGACGATTCGATACCGCGAACGATTTTCCAATCGCGTGGCGGATGAACACTTCCGGCAATCGCAGGACTTATGGATGTCATCCATCGGGTTGGGTTCGTATCTGGGCAAAGCGGATGAAAAAACGGATGAGGGTTACCGGTTGGCGGTCAAACGCGCGGCGGGGCTGGGTTGCAATGTTTTCGATACGGCGGCCAATTACCGTTACCAACGCAGCGAGCGGAGTTTTGGCCAGGCATTTTCCGAACTGTTTGCGGATGGCACGCTGACGCGCGAGGAAATCATCGTCACAACCAAAGGCGGCTTTCTTCCATTTGACGGTTCAGCGCCGCGCAGCCAGCAGCAAATGATGCTTTATCTGGAAGAAACCTTTGTCAAACCCGGCATTTGTCGCTTTGAGGATTTCATTCAGGGCAGCCATTGCATGACACCGGGTTATCTGGCGCATCAACTCAATCAAAGTTTGCGCAATCTGCGGCTGGAATGCGCGGACGTGTATTACATTCACAACCCGGAAACACAGTTGGCCGAAGTTTCGCAGGCAGAGTTTTACCGTCGGTTAGGAGCAACGTTCGAGTTTCTGGAATCGGCCGTGGCCGATGGGAAAATTGCCTTGTACGGCACGGCAACCTGGAACGGATACCGAGCGCCTTCCGGCAGCCAGGAGTTCTTGTCATTGGAGCGCGTGGTGCAAACGGCGCGCGAAGTCGCAGGCGAAAATCATCATTTCAAAATCGTTCAATTGCCGGTCAATCTGGCCATGATTGAAGCGTTCACCAACGCCAACCAAACCGTCAACGGCGTGAAAGCAAACTTGCTGGAAGCGGCTGCGGAATTGGGCGTCACGGTGATGGCCAGCGGTTCGCTTTCGCAATCCCGCTTGTCCGACGAATTGCCGCCAATTGTCGGCGAAGCTTTTCCCGGTTTGCGAACCGACGCGCAGCGCGCGCTTCAATTTGTCCGTTCGACTCCGGGAGTGACGACGGCGTTGGTGGGTATGAGCCAGACGGATCACGTGGAAGAAAACCTGGAGGTCGCCAATGTTGCCCCCGCCTGTTTGGAAGATTATCTGAAACTATTCAGCAAACCCTGA
- a CDS encoding sulfatase — protein sequence MKKLIPICLCLLFAMLIASSSESALSQPARKPNVLLIIADDMRNELGNFAESLVQTPNLNRLAKRGMRFDAAYCQYPVCNPSRSSLLTGLRPDSTRILDNNTNFRTTVPDVVTLPQLFRQNGYRTTGFGKVFHRGLTMEDLRTDMDDKASWDEARYFQTTPLGFKGEGRNLTDGKLAWCHWLAAEGADEDQPDGQIAREAVQVLERFAEQKDAKPFFLAVGFHKPHDPFIAPKQYFDQYPPETLKLWQAPNAAFDDPEIALPGGAFREAFNKFTDKERLEFLRAYLAGISFTDAQIGKVIDALDRLKLADNTIIVFFGDHGYHLGERGWWNKSTLFELSARAPLIVSTPQMKAKGKVTTRLTEFVDIYPTLAELAGLKAPQKLEGRSFVPLLNNPRLKWKEAAYTQVQRGKLAGYSVRTERWRYTEWDEGRRGAELYDHQNDPHEYRNLANDPQHQTVVKTMKALLQKKS from the coding sequence ATGAAGAAACTGATTCCGATTTGTTTGTGCCTGTTGTTCGCGATGCTGATTGCGTCGTCGAGTGAATCTGCGCTTTCTCAACCGGCGCGCAAACCGAACGTGTTGTTGATCATCGCGGATGATATGCGCAATGAGCTTGGTAATTTTGCGGAAAGCCTGGTGCAAACACCCAACCTGAACCGGCTGGCCAAACGCGGGATGCGCTTTGATGCGGCGTATTGCCAATATCCGGTGTGCAATCCCAGCCGGAGTTCCTTGCTGACAGGCCTTCGCCCGGATTCGACGCGGATTCTGGACAACAACACCAACTTCCGAACGACTGTGCCGGACGTCGTCACCTTGCCGCAGTTGTTTCGCCAGAACGGATACCGCACAACAGGGTTTGGCAAAGTTTTTCATCGCGGGTTGACGATGGAAGATTTGCGAACCGATATGGACGACAAAGCTTCGTGGGATGAAGCGCGTTATTTTCAAACTACGCCGCTGGGGTTCAAAGGCGAAGGCCGCAATCTGACCGACGGCAAACTGGCGTGGTGTCATTGGCTTGCGGCTGAGGGTGCGGACGAAGATCAGCCCGATGGCCAAATCGCCCGTGAAGCGGTTCAGGTGTTAGAGCGATTCGCGGAACAGAAAGACGCCAAACCGTTTTTTCTGGCCGTCGGGTTTCACAAACCACACGATCCGTTCATTGCGCCAAAACAGTATTTTGACCAGTACCCGCCGGAAACGTTGAAGCTATGGCAAGCGCCAAATGCCGCTTTTGACGATCCTGAAATCGCGTTGCCGGGCGGCGCGTTCCGTGAAGCATTCAACAAATTCACGGACAAAGAGCGGCTGGAATTTTTGCGCGCGTATCTGGCCGGAATTTCGTTCACCGATGCGCAAATCGGCAAAGTCATTGACGCGCTCGACCGGCTGAAGCTGGCCGACAACACGATCATCGTCTTTTTCGGCGATCACGGGTATCACCTGGGCGAACGCGGATGGTGGAACAAAAGCACCTTGTTTGAATTGTCGGCGCGTGCGCCATTGATTGTTTCTACCCCGCAAATGAAGGCCAAAGGAAAAGTGACAACCCGGTTGACGGAATTTGTGGACATTTATCCCACGCTGGCGGAGCTTGCCGGGTTGAAAGCGCCGCAAAAATTGGAAGGCCGCAGCTTCGTGCCGCTGCTCAACAACCCACGGCTGAAATGGAAAGAAGCAGCTTACACACAAGTGCAGCGCGGCAAGCTCGCCGGGTATTCCGTGCGCACTGAACGTTGGCGGTACACCGAATGGGACGAAGGCCGCCGGGGCGCGGAACTGTACGATCATCAAAACGACCCGCACGAATACCGCAACCTTGCCAATGACCCGCAACATCAAACCGTCGTCAAAACGATGAAGGCGTTGCTGCAAAAGAAAAGCTGA
- a CDS encoding 5-dehydro-4-deoxyglucarate dehydratase, with translation MTTPTELRSQLKEGVIAFPITPFHEDLSLNLEGLRHNLTRLVEHPLCAVVAAGGTGEVYSLTPPEYSDVVRLTVEVVNGKSPVIAGVGFNQPMAVEMAKQAAKAGADGILALPPYYPNADDEGMLAYYKAIGAATDLGLLIYSRDWANFSPAMVEKLAANIPTLCAWKDGQADIRRYQMIINRLGDKLHWIGGAGDDSLPGYYSIGIRTYTSSIATVAPKLSLKLHEVGASQNCAELMKLMYECVTPLYALRARRKGYEVSAMKAMMDMVGLAGGPVRPPLPNVKPEEREELRAMLETWKPFL, from the coding sequence ATGACGACTCCAACCGAACTTCGAAGCCAATTGAAAGAAGGTGTAATTGCGTTTCCGATTACACCTTTCCATGAAGACTTGTCGCTGAACCTGGAAGGCTTGCGGCATAACCTGACCCGTTTGGTCGAACACCCGCTCTGCGCCGTCGTTGCCGCCGGTGGAACCGGCGAAGTGTATTCGCTGACTCCGCCGGAATATTCTGACGTTGTTCGCTTGACCGTCGAGGTTGTCAACGGCAAATCACCTGTCATCGCTGGTGTCGGGTTTAATCAGCCGATGGCTGTCGAAATGGCCAAACAGGCTGCGAAAGCTGGAGCCGACGGCATTCTGGCTTTGCCGCCGTATTATCCGAACGCCGACGACGAAGGCATGCTGGCGTATTACAAAGCCATCGGCGCGGCGACGGATTTGGGCTTGCTGATTTACAGCCGCGACTGGGCAAACTTTTCTCCGGCGATGGTCGAGAAGCTGGCGGCAAACATTCCCACGCTGTGCGCCTGGAAAGACGGACAAGCCGACATTCGCCGTTATCAAATGATCATCAATCGCCTGGGCGATAAGTTGCACTGGATCGGCGGCGCGGGCGACGACAGCTTGCCGGGATATTACTCCATCGGCATTCGCACCTACACGTCCAGCATTGCCACGGTTGCCCCGAAGCTGTCGCTAAAGCTTCACGAAGTCGGCGCGAGCCAAAACTGCGCCGAGTTGATGAAGCTGATGTACGAATGCGTTACGCCGCTTTATGCCTTGCGCGCTCGGCGGAAAGGTTACGAAGTCTCAGCAATGAAAGCGATGATGGATATGGTGGGCTTGGCCGGCGGGCCTGTGCGCCCGCCGCTGCCGAACGTTAAACCGGAAGAGCGAGAAGAACTGCGCGCAATGCTCGAAACGTGGAAACCGTTTTTATAA
- a CDS encoding DUF1080 domain-containing protein: MTNRIYLLIVLAFAAVTLADVKPQSMFDGKTLKGWEGNLKVFRIEDGAIVGGSMNVALPNNEFLCTTKRYSDFVFRAKFKVTGAQVNAGIQFRSERIPNNPEVIGYQADVGQNYWGSLYDESRRKKTLVTPDAAMLAKAIKRDDWNEYVIRAEGKHIQLTLNGYQTVDYSEPDDAIKQTGIICLQIHAGPPSEARYKDITIEELHNRK; this comes from the coding sequence ATGACGAATCGAATCTATTTGCTAATTGTTTTGGCTTTTGCGGCAGTTACGCTGGCCGACGTCAAACCTCAGTCCATGTTTGATGGCAAGACTCTCAAGGGTTGGGAAGGCAACCTGAAAGTCTTCCGCATTGAAGACGGCGCAATCGTCGGCGGCTCAATGAACGTGGCGCTGCCGAACAACGAATTCCTTTGCACGACCAAGCGTTATTCGGATTTTGTCTTTCGCGCCAAATTCAAAGTCACGGGCGCGCAAGTCAACGCCGGAATTCAATTTCGATCCGAGCGCATTCCAAACAATCCCGAAGTCATCGGCTATCAGGCAGACGTTGGCCAGAATTATTGGGGATCGTTGTATGACGAATCGCGCCGCAAAAAGACGCTTGTTACGCCGGATGCGGCAATGCTGGCCAAAGCGATTAAGCGCGACGATTGGAACGAATATGTCATTCGCGCCGAAGGCAAACACATTCAGTTGACGCTGAACGGATACCAGACGGTGGATTACTCCGAACCTGACGACGCCATCAAACAAACCGGCATCATCTGTTTGCAAATCCACGCCGGCCCGCCCAGCGAAGCCCGCTACAAAGACATCACGATCGAAGAACTTCACAACCGGAAATAA
- a CDS encoding Gfo/Idh/MocA family oxidoreductase, which yields MKRRDFINSALTGVAVVSTTALSYERIVGANDRVVVGLVGCGGRGRQVSALMRDVPGVEYGAVCDVYEANALSAQGWAGSAAKKFGDFRKLLELKDVDAVHVATPDHWHAAITVLACAAGKDVYVEKPLAHNVREGRQMVEAARRYNRIVQTGTQHRSAPHYREVQQIIQSGELGEVRFVRIWNYSNISPNGIGNRPDEPVPEGLDWDFYLGPAPKVPFNRARFLSTFRNFYDYAGGTMTDYGTHRLDTVQQIMGVDAPNTVVATGGKFTLKDSGDVPDLLQVTYEFHHPQNGGFVLSYESCNLNAHGAGGRTPGFNYYGARGADDRPHGEAYYGTNGTLIADRIGFEIYPEPLKPAQTAKQRTQPIDAWRMQPKRVQSRDTTDLHTQNFIECVRSRQKPNAEVEIGHRSTTTSHLGNIAYKVGRRLTWDAAKEDFVADSDASRLLSRKARKPWDLI from the coding sequence ATGAAACGAAGAGACTTCATCAACTCCGCACTTACTGGCGTGGCGGTGGTTTCTACGACGGCGCTTTCGTACGAACGAATTGTTGGCGCAAATGATCGCGTCGTAGTCGGCTTGGTTGGCTGCGGAGGTCGCGGACGGCAGGTTTCGGCTTTGATGCGCGACGTTCCCGGCGTGGAATACGGCGCGGTCTGTGACGTGTACGAAGCGAACGCGCTGAGCGCGCAAGGCTGGGCGGGAAGCGCGGCGAAAAAGTTTGGCGACTTTCGAAAGCTGTTGGAACTGAAAGATGTGGATGCGGTTCACGTCGCGACGCCGGATCACTGGCACGCGGCGATCACTGTGCTGGCTTGCGCGGCGGGCAAAGACGTTTATGTCGAAAAACCGCTGGCGCACAATGTTCGCGAAGGTCGCCAGATGGTCGAAGCCGCTCGGCGGTACAACCGCATTGTCCAAACCGGCACGCAACATCGCAGCGCGCCGCATTACCGCGAAGTGCAGCAGATCATTCAATCCGGCGAACTGGGCGAAGTCCGTTTCGTGCGCATCTGGAATTACAGCAACATCTCGCCGAACGGCATTGGCAATCGTCCCGATGAACCCGTGCCAGAAGGGTTGGACTGGGATTTTTATCTTGGTCCCGCGCCAAAAGTGCCGTTCAATCGTGCGCGCTTTCTTTCCACGTTTCGGAATTTTTACGATTACGCGGGCGGCACGATGACCGATTACGGCACGCACCGGCTGGACACCGTGCAACAGATTATGGGCGTTGACGCTCCGAACACCGTTGTGGCAACGGGCGGCAAATTCACGCTCAAAGATTCCGGCGACGTGCCGGATTTGTTGCAAGTGACCTATGAATTTCACCATCCCCAAAACGGTGGCTTTGTGCTCAGCTACGAAAGCTGCAACCTGAACGCGCACGGCGCAGGCGGACGAACGCCTGGGTTTAACTATTACGGCGCGCGTGGCGCTGATGACCGTCCGCACGGTGAAGCCTATTACGGCACCAACGGCACGCTGATCGCCGACCGCATCGGGTTTGAGATTTACCCCGAACCGCTGAAACCTGCGCAAACCGCCAAACAACGCACGCAACCCATTGACGCCTGGCGCATGCAGCCGAAGCGCGTCCAAAGTCGCGACACCACCGATTTGCACACGCAAAACTTCATCGAATGCGTTCGTTCGCGACAAAAACCAAACGCAGAAGTTGAAATCGGCCACCGTTCGACGACGACTTCGCACCTGGGAAACATTGCGTACAAAGTTGGCCGTCGGCTGACCTGGGACGCCGCGAAGGAAGATTTCGTCGCCGATTCGGACGCGTCAAGGCTGCTGAGCCGCAAAGCGCGCAAGCCTTGGGATTTGATTTGA
- a CDS encoding RraA family protein, whose protein sequence is MKKFLIVLACAALAAIVVAAAQKKSSPSSDEPIIAAYKKTYPASVSDAVELVTGRNGTMLHDMKLVTGTPIVGRAVTSLVKPTTPDKATPALSTKHSVEMIDNAKPGEVGIIVMDGTLEIAAMGNLMATAAKVRGMAGMVLDGAIRDIWDVRRMGLTVYARSSSPRTAVGHYATVARNVEVQCAGVTVRPGDIIVADEDGVVVVPQERAEEVLKKAQEIDDREKGMFPFIRQFKSLTKAIEKFNRI, encoded by the coding sequence ATGAAAAAGTTTCTGATTGTTCTGGCTTGTGCGGCGCTGGCGGCGATTGTTGTTGCCGCCGCGCAAAAGAAATCTTCACCGTCGTCGGATGAACCGATCATCGCGGCGTACAAGAAAACCTATCCGGCTTCAGTTTCGGACGCGGTAGAGTTGGTTACTGGCAGAAACGGGACAATGTTGCACGACATGAAGCTGGTCACCGGAACGCCGATTGTCGGCAGGGCTGTGACTTCGCTGGTGAAACCTACGACGCCTGATAAGGCAACGCCTGCGCTTTCGACCAAACATTCGGTCGAAATGATTGATAACGCCAAACCCGGCGAAGTCGGCATCATTGTCATGGACGGCACGCTGGAAATTGCCGCGATGGGAAATCTGATGGCGACGGCTGCGAAAGTGCGCGGCATGGCCGGCATGGTGTTGGATGGCGCCATTCGTGACATTTGGGATGTGCGGCGGATGGGATTGACGGTATATGCGCGTTCGTCTTCGCCGCGAACTGCCGTTGGGCATTACGCGACGGTGGCGCGTAATGTCGAAGTTCAGTGCGCAGGTGTGACGGTTCGCCCTGGCGACATCATTGTCGCTGATGAAGATGGCGTGGTGGTCGTTCCGCAGGAACGCGCGGAAGAAGTGCTGAAGAAAGCCCAGGAAATTGACGACCGGGAAAAAGGAATGTTTCCTTTCATTCGCCAGTTCAAGTCGCTGACCAAGGCAATCGAAAAGTTCAATCGCATCTGA
- a CDS encoding GMC family oxidoreductase has translation MSQQSEIYDVCVVGSGAAGGVVAMQLAEKGASVVVLEAGKWVDPAKDFYSHAMPYELPKNGRGWDPRKHLTVDRTKEPFTKAGEYQRFDHFLTKAVGGKSLLWAGLSWRNSPFDFATWPVRYEELSPYYDRMERLMGVTGNYDHHPNVPDGVFLKPLPWLCAAHQIKKGCDKLDPKKFRMITARKAILTEKHESKRPVCHYCGHCMRGCDVDAKYTSANTAMPRALKTGKCKLILFANAAEVMMSRDGKTATGVRYFDARTRKSYEVKAKKVVLACGPIESARLLLLSKSAHFPNGLANSSELVGKNLITHTSSGAQGYLKQLTNAPVFNDDGTESSHAYISSFYWEKPHPNFPKGYHIIVDSGSRVSSSNPSFGQNVPGFGAGFKRQVRERAPSLISMYSQNGMVPSPERYVELDPSVKDVYGLPVPKVHFSLTSEDRAIFKDATEKISEIIEASGGVITGTNPAPGVDSVHWVGTCKMGDDPKNSVLTPYLQSHDVKNLFVADGSGFIDYSEKNPTLTVMALASRCADFVYEELRRG, from the coding sequence ATGAGTCAACAATCTGAAATATACGATGTGTGTGTCGTCGGTTCCGGCGCGGCTGGCGGCGTGGTGGCGATGCAATTGGCTGAAAAAGGCGCTTCGGTTGTGGTGTTGGAGGCGGGCAAGTGGGTTGATCCGGCAAAGGATTTTTATTCGCACGCGATGCCGTACGAGTTGCCGAAAAACGGCAGAGGCTGGGATCCGCGAAAACATCTGACCGTGGATCGCACGAAAGAACCGTTTACCAAAGCGGGAGAATACCAGCGCTTCGATCACTTTTTGACCAAAGCCGTCGGCGGAAAATCGCTGCTGTGGGCGGGATTGAGCTGGCGCAACAGTCCGTTTGATTTCGCTACTTGGCCGGTTCGATACGAAGAGCTGTCGCCGTATTACGACCGCATGGAACGGTTGATGGGCGTGACGGGCAATTACGATCACCATCCGAATGTCCCGGATGGTGTGTTCCTGAAACCGCTACCGTGGCTGTGCGCGGCGCATCAAATCAAAAAAGGCTGCGACAAACTCGATCCGAAAAAGTTCCGCATGATCACCGCCCGCAAAGCCATCTTGACTGAAAAGCACGAATCCAAACGCCCGGTTTGTCATTATTGCGGCCATTGCATGCGCGGGTGTGACGTGGACGCCAAATACACTTCGGCAAATACCGCGATGCCGCGCGCGCTGAAAACCGGCAAATGCAAATTGATTCTGTTCGCCAACGCCGCCGAAGTGATGATGAGCAGAGACGGCAAAACGGCAACCGGTGTACGCTATTTCGATGCGCGGACGCGCAAAAGTTACGAAGTCAAAGCGAAGAAGGTCGTGCTGGCTTGCGGCCCGATTGAATCTGCGCGGTTGTTGTTGCTGTCGAAATCGGCGCATTTCCCGAACGGGTTGGCAAATTCCAGCGAGCTGGTCGGCAAAAATCTGATCACGCACACCAGTTCCGGAGCGCAAGGGTACCTGAAACAATTGACCAACGCTCCGGTGTTCAACGATGACGGAACCGAAAGCAGCCACGCCTATATCTCGTCGTTTTACTGGGAAAAGCCGCATCCGAATTTTCCGAAGGGGTATCACATCATTGTAGATTCCGGTTCGCGCGTCAGCAGTTCCAATCCTTCGTTTGGGCAGAATGTGCCGGGGTTCGGAGCGGGTTTCAAACGCCAGGTGCGCGAACGCGCGCCGTCGCTGATCAGTATGTATTCACAAAACGGAATGGTTCCTTCGCCGGAACGCTATGTCGAACTCGATCCTTCGGTGAAAGACGTTTACGGATTGCCCGTGCCGAAAGTGCACTTCAGTTTGACCTCCGAAGATCGCGCCATTTTCAAAGACGCGACCGAAAAAATTTCCGAAATCATCGAAGCTTCGGGCGGCGTTATCACGGGCACCAATCCAGCGCCCGGCGTGGACAGCGTTCACTGGGTGGGAACCTGCAAGATGGGCGATGATCCGAAAAATTCCGTGTTGACGCCGTACCTGCAATCGCACGATGTCAAGAATTTGTTCGTCGCCGATGGCAGCGGCTTCATTGATTATTCGGAAAAGAACCCGACCTTGACCGTGATGGCGCTAGCTTCACGTTGCGCCGATTTTGTTTACGAAGAACTTCGACGCGGGTAG